One genomic segment of Phyllopteryx taeniolatus isolate TA_2022b chromosome 12, UOR_Ptae_1.2, whole genome shotgun sequence includes these proteins:
- the il7r gene encoding interleukin-7 receptor subunit alpha, translating into MLLGRWMVAAAPPPLLLLPTLPMLLLLPAACLAQSGEGDPDLEARISCLSHITTAECSFTCKLTGSRSEDDEDEDDGVESMTVCFTKMFEKQLRCLRVSGDSVTSAELRPLARLNLTIRMKRGATVRKTLQLKKIVKPRSPEVWNVTVKHESNQAVFHIRTPYQNDYLKVENQLFQLLIWNSRKKMVLNVSASDRMAIDKDHLQKNLKYQVKVRAIPLISQGGSWSEWSNALTFSISDVQAQNQERENVTRKLVACLVSLVVLTSILGVFWKKKIFPYMWPDIPHPNPPLVHNCKPNKVALLLNLKPEEFSALKIYPVIETGEEERVRAIHRATSDLTLASGLRSTQNSDCSITTEELELSISPNSSCSGGDDSLRSSSSPLVANAAPSPGDSTPPVLGACQKEEDYVTMSSFYQIK; encoded by the exons ATGCTCCTTGGCCGCTGGATGGTCGCGgcggcgccgccgccgctgctgttGTTGCCAACGCTGCCGatgctgttgctgctgccaGCGGCTTGTCTGGCCCAGAGTGGAGAGGGCGACCCCGACCTGG AGGCCAGAATCAGCTGCCTCTCTCACATCACCACAGCAGAATGCAGTTTCACCTGCAAACTGACCGGCAGCAGGAGCGAGGATGACGAAGACGAGGATGACGGCGTGGAGTCGATGACTGTCTG tTTCACCAAGATGTTCGAGAAACAATTAAGATGCCTGAGAGTGTCGGGAGATTCGGTCACCTCTGCCGAGCTGCGCCCCCTGGCTCGTCTCAACCTGACCATCCGCATGAAGAGGGGGGCCACCGTCAGAAAAACACTCCAACTGAAGAAAATCG TTAAACCTCGAAGTCCTGAAGTGTGGAATGTGACCGTGAAGCATGAGTCAAATCAGGCTGTGTTTCACATTCGGACTCCTTACCAGAACGACTATCTGAAAGTTGAAAATCAGCTTTTTCAGCTGCTTATTTGGAACTCTCGCAAGAAGATG GTTCTAAATGTGTCGGCATCAGATAGGATGGCCATCGACAAGGATCACCTCcaaaaaaacttgaaatatCAGGTCAAAGTGAGAGCAATACCGCTCATTTCTCAGGGAGGGAGCTGGAGCGAATGGAGCAACGCCTTGACTTTCTCCATTTCGGATG TCCAGGCACAAAATCAAGAGAGAGAGAACGTGACAAGGAAGCTGGTTGCATGTCTCGTCTCTTTGGTGGTGCTGACTTCCATCTTGGgggttttctggaaaaaaaa AATATTTCCTTACATGTGGCCCGACATTCCGCATCCTAACCCCCCACTGGTGCACAACTGCAAACCCAATAAA gTTGCCCTTCTACTCAACTTAAAACCAGAGGAATTCAGTGCTCTCAAAATCTACCCGGTGATAGAAACAGGCGAGGAGGAAAGAGTTCGGGCTATCCATCGTGCAACCAGTGATCTCACGCTGGCCAGTGGACTCCGTTCCACCCAAAACTCAGATTGCAGCATCACCACGGAAGAACTGGAGCTTTCCATCTCGCCCAACAGCAGCTGCTCGGGTGGAGACGACAGCCTTCGGAGCTCTAGTTCGCCGCTTGTGGCCAACGCCGCACCTAGTCCCGGAGACTCGACACCGCCTGTGTTAGGAGCCTGTCAAAAGGAGGAGGATTACGTCACCATGTCCAGTTTCTACCAAATCAAGTAG
- the glb1l gene encoding beta-galactosidase-1-like protein, whose product MYAASVLFFVAASCASSSPHGVSAERSFTIDYKNNCFLKDGQPFQYISGSIHYSRIPRFYWKDRLLKMYMTGLNAIQIYVPWNFHETVEGIHNFTGDRDLEYFLDLANQTGLLVILRPGPYICAEWEMGGLPAWLLQRNNIVLRSADKDFLQAVTNWFAVLLPKMKPWLYINGGNIISIQVENEYGSYYACDYNYMRHLRTLLRYYLGKEPVLFTTDGNTDKEMTCGTLEGLYATVDFGTGDNITEAFNRQRQFEPVGPLVNSEYYTGWLDHWGDEHAMVDTQKVTKGLAEMLSMGANVNMYMFEGGTNFGYWNGADHDTSFRPVVTSYDYDAPLSEAGDPTEKLLAIRDVIKMFKAIPLGPMPPATPKFAYGFVMLRKVGNISSLLDTLSAGPVHSKYPMTFEDLKQLYGYILYQTTLPRDLAEPTPLISPTNGVHDRAYVSVNGVFQGLLERDTVLVMNVTGRQGDIVDILVENMGRVNFGSHINDYKGLLGNLILGQDVLTDWKMYPLDIDGAVAAGWPHIVDLPNQTSRPSLGPTFYMGTLQPSGVAWDTFLKLNDWTKGQIWINSVNLGRYWPARGPQQTLYVPGPLLSTTLPNNITVLELEGAPAHLRVLFMDRPLLKAAADE is encoded by the exons ATGTACGCGGCGAGTGTCTTGTTCTTCGTGGCAGCGAGCTGTGCAAGTTCTTCTCCCCACGGG GTGTCGGCTGAGCGATCCTTCACTATAGActataaaaacaattgtttccTAAAAGATGGACAACCCTTTCAGTACATCTCAGGCAGTATTCACTACTCCCGAATCCCACGTTTCTACTGGAAGGATCGGCTGCTCAAGATGTACATGACGGGACTCAACGCCATCCAAAT ATACGTCCCTTGGAACTTCCACGAAACAGTCGAGGGGATCCATAACTTCACAGGAGACAGGGATTTGGAGTATTTCTTGGATCTGGCCAATCAGACGGGCCTTTTGGTGATCCTGCGCCCAGGCCCGTACATCTGTGCCGAGTGGGAGATG GGTGGGTTGCCGGCATGGTTACTCCAAAGAAATAACATTGTACTACGCTCAGCTGATAAAG ATTTTTTACAGGCAGTCACTAACTGGTTTGCTGTCCTCCTCCCCAAAATGAAGCCCTGGTTGTATATTAATGGCGGAAACATCATTAGCATCCAG GTTGAGAACGAGTATGGAAGCTACTACGCTTGCGACTACAACTACATGCGTCACCTCCGGACTCTGCTGCGATATTATCTGGGCAAAGAACCCGTCCTGTTTACCACTGATGGCAACACGGATAAGGAAATGACATGCGGGACTCTGGAGGGATTATATGCCACTGTGGACTTTGGCACAG GCGACAACATAACTGAAGCCTTCAACAGGCAAAGGCAGTTTGAACCTGTGGGGCCTTTG GTCAATTCAGAGTATTACACTGGCTGGTTGGACCACTGGGGAGATGAGCATGCCATGGTTGATACTCAGAAGGTCACCAAAGGGTTAGCAGAGATGCTAAGCATGGGTGCTAACGTCAACAT GTACATGTTTGAAGGTGGGACCAACTTTGGCTACTGGAATG GTGCTGACCACGACACCAGCTTCCGTCCCGTGGTGACCAGTTACGACTATGACGCCCCGCTATCGGAGGCAGGGGACCCCACAGAGAAGCTGTTGGCCATCCGAGACGTCATTAAAATG TTTAAAGCCATTCCCCTTGGACCCATGCCGCCTGCTACTCCCAAATTTGCCTATGGCTTTGTGATGCTAAGAAAg GTGGGCAACATTAGCAGCCTATTGGACACACTTTCTGCGGGGCCTGTTCATTCCAAGTACCCTATGACTTTTGAGGACCTCAAACAG TTGTATGGATACATTCTGTATCAGACCACGTTACCCCGGGACCTCGCTGAGCCCACGCCGCTCATCTCTCCCACCAATGGAGTTCATGACCGGGCGTACGTTTCCGTCAACGGG GTTTTCCAGGGTCTCTTGGAGAGAGACACCGTACTGGTGATGAACGTCACTGGACGGCAGGGGGACATCGTGGACATCCTTGTGGAGAATATGGGCAGAGTTAACTTTGGGAGCCATATCAATGACTACAAG GGTCTCCTTGGCAACCTGATCCTGGGCCAAGATGTACTAACCGACTGGAAGATGTACCCATTGGACATTGATGGAGCCGTTGCTGCTGGATGGCCTCACATTGTTGACCTCCCCAACCAAACGAGCAGACCTTCTCTTGGACCGACCTTCTACATGGGAACATTGCAGCCCAGTGGTGTAGCGTGGGACACCTTTCTCAAGCTAAATGATTGGACAAAG GGTCAGATTTGGATCAATAGTGTAAATCTGGGGCGATACTGGCCAGCCAGGGGCCCGCAGCAGACCCTTTATGTTCCCGGACCCCTGCTTAGCACCACCCTGCCCAACAACATCACAGTACTGGAGCTGGAGGGGGCGCCGGCACATTTAAGGGTGCTCTTCATGGATCGACCGCTCCTCAAAGCCGCAGCTGATGAGTAG
- the ankzf1 gene encoding tRNA endonuclease ANKZF1, with product MVFDMKPASPDHCSIFDICSQDETLIRLTEVNAVLKQSINGEPKTEKFEDKGSEDVREVLDKMVCSACRCSFINREEQMEHYKLDWHRFNLRLKISVKPPVTAEEFERKTGAGDLSSISGSESDSEEEKSDGDEGETSWNAAAGGDNDNLDDIGLMTGRLSSKVVFQDSVGQYLSVYRWILHGKTDEEQDLESCLKSITKRTLWIILMTGGGHFAGAVFQGKEVLQHKTFHRYTVRAKRGTAQGLKDSQNRSHVAKSAGAALRRHNEAALVKDIQDLLEGWGEHLKEASAIFIRAPSYNKTIFYGGRTSPLDKKDTRVRSIPFPTRRATFREVQRVHNVLSTVQVYGKDTDMSTFTSVSKKAWKKTAQPAVPLRTEQEEEAIQSSSDEEQGGEIQLEMVEMTIGTRDLKEFDIQPSRHNRRRRRRKKEAEEENKHEEEEVGELFNPDVDVVGEEDDTPQQTQPKNKNRRKKQAEDAVGDSWEYSLRDALFTACKVGDVDALCCLLNLSGGQPREPSEGKAVDGASPLALLNKHIDSSGFTLLHVASTAAQKAVVRLLLDAGADPACSDNKGHTPYNVSPDKDTRTVFRKYMGDNPDKYDYNKARIPGPLTAEIELMKTEKKKAQKALKKQREKTQKEEKRKQEMELEEKKKFVSLSDREKRALAAEKRLAEQVAATGASLSNVKRCWECGESLLGKIPFQYLDFSFCTPRCVQAHRKANALAGKS from the exons GTGTTTGACATGAAGCCAGCAAGTCCAGACCACTGCTCCATATTTGACATTTGCTCCCAAGATGAGACCTTAATAAGACTGACAGAAGTAAACGCCGTTCTAAAACAGAGTATTAACGGAGAGCCAAAAACAGAAA AGTTTGAGGATAAAGGCTCAGAAGATGTCAGAGAGGTCTTGGACAAAATGGTCTGCTCAGCCTGCAGATGCTCCTTCATTAACCGTGAAGAACAG ATGGAACACTACAAGCTCGACTGGCATCGGTTTAACTTGAGGCTAAAGATTTCAGTAAAGCCACCAGTTACCGCCGAGGAGTTTGAGAGGAAGACTGGGGCTG GGGATTTGTCAAGTATCTCAGGTTCAGAGTCTGACTCAGAGGAGGAAAAATCTGATGGGGATGAGGGAGAAACGAGCTGGAACGCCGCCGCTGGTGGGGATAATGACAACTTGGATGACATCGGCTTAATGACAGGAAGGCTCTCCAGCAAAGTAGTGTTCCAGGATTCAGTGGGACAGTACCTGTCAGTTTACCGCTGGATTCTACACGGAAAG ACAGATGAAGAGCAAGATTTGGAATCCTGTTTAAAGTCCATCACCAAGAGGACATTGTGGATCATCCTCATGACAGGCGGTGGCCATTTTGCTGGCGCTGTATTCCAAGG GAAAGAAGTCCTTCAGCACAAGACCTTCCACCGATACACTGTGCGCGCAAAGAGGGGCACTGCCCAAGGACTCAAGGATTCTCAAAACCGGAGTCACGTGGCAAAATCTGCGGGAGCGGCTCTGAGGCGCCACAACGAAGCAGCGCTAGTCAAG GACATTCAGGATCTCTTGGAGGGCTGGGGAGAACACCTAAAAGAAGCATCTGCCATATTCATACGAGCCCCAAGCTACAATAAGACGATCTTCTATGGTGGACGCACGAGTCCGCTGGACAAAAAGGACACCAGGGTTCGCAGCATTCCCTTCCCCACGCGCAGGGCAACCTTTCGAGAAGTGCAGCGGGTACACAATGTGCTTTCCACAGTTCAGGTTTATG GGAAGGACACTGACATGTCCACTTTCACCAGTGTATCAAAGAAGGCATGGAAAAAGACAGCCCAACCTGCAGTACCACTGAGGACTGAACAAGAGGAAG AAGCTATCCAGAGCAGCTCAGATGAGGAGCAAGGAGGTGAGATTCAACTTGAGATGGTGGAGATGACCATTGGAACACGGGACCTCAAGGAGTTTGACATCCAACCCTCTAGACAtaataggaggaggaggaggagaaagaaagaggcggaggaggaaaacaaacatgaagAAGAGG AGGTGGGAGAGCTTTTTAACCCAGATGTAGACGTCGTAGGCGAAGAAGATGACACCCCTCAGCAGACTCAACCGAAGAACAAGAATAGGAGGAAGAAACAAGCTGAGG ACGCAGTGGGTGACTCATGGGAGTACAGTCTGAGGGACGCCCTCTTCACAGCCTGCAAGGTTGGGGATGTGGATGCCTTGTGTTGTCTCCTCAATCTTTCCGGAGGACAGCCTCGGGAGCCGTCAGAGGGCAAGGCTGTGGACGGTGCCAGTCCGTTGGCTCTTCTTAATAAGCACATTGACTCTTCGGGGTTCACTTTGCTGCACGTTGCATCAACGGCTGCTCAGAAAGCTGTAGTCAGGCTGCTGCTGGACGCTGGAGCAGACCCAGCATGCAG TGATAACAAAGGGCACACCCCGTATAACGTCAGCCCCGACAAGGACACGAGGACCGTGTTTCGTAAATACATGGGTGACAACCCTGACAAATATGACTACAACAAGGCTCGG ATACCTGGGCCATTAACAGCAGAGATTGAATTGATGAAGACAGAGAAGAAGAAGGCTCAAAAGGCGCTGAAAAAACAACGTGAAAAGACACAGAAGGAGGAGAAGCGGAAACAAGAAATGGAActggaggaaaagaaaaagtttgtGTCTTTATCGGATCGAGAAAAG AGAGCTTTGGCAGCTGAGAAGAGGTTAGCAGAGCAAGTAGCTGCAACTGGAGCCAGCCTCTCCAATGTCAA GAGGTGCTGGGAGTGTGGAGAGTCTCTGCTGGGCAAAATCCCATTCCAGTACCTGGATTTTTCTTTCTGCACCCCTCGCTGCGTACAAGCACATCGCAAAGCTAATGCTCTAGCAGGAAAAAGCTAA